CAGCAGCACCTCGCGCGCCACCGCGCCGATTGCCAGGCGGATGCCGATTTCGCGGGTGCGCTCGGTCACCGACACCAGCATGATGTTCATGATGCCGATTCCACCGACCACCAGCGAGATGCCGGCGACGGCGGTGACGATGCTGGTCAGCAGCGTCGTCGTGCCCGTCAGCGTCGCCGATATCTGCGCGGTGTCGAAGATGTTGAAGTCATCCTCCGCCCCCGTCTCGATCCCACGCCGTTCGCGCAGCAGCGTCGAGAGCGATTCCTGCACCTGCGCGCCGTCATAGGCGGCGTCTACCCCGACGAGCATCAGCCGGATGTCGCGGTTGCCGGTGAAGCGGCGTTGCACCGCCTTGATCGGCATGATGACGACATCGTCCTGATCACCGCCGAAACCGGCCTGGCCGCGCGTCTCGAGCGTGCCGATCACGTCGCACGATACGTCGTTGAGGCGGATCCGCTCGCCGATCGCGTTGGTGTCGCGGAACAGGTTCTGGCGGACGGTGTTGCCGATGATGCACACCGCCTTGCCCGCGGCTTCCTCGGCGGGGAGGAAGGTACGGCCGCCCGTGAGGTTCCAGGGCTGGACCTCGAAAAAGGCGTTGGTGGTGCCGTTGATCGTCGTCGACCAATTGGCGCCGTTGTAGATTGCGGTCGCGGTCGCCTGCGCTTGCGGCGCGACCGCCTTCACGCCCGCGACCTGCCCCTTCACCGCCTCGACATCCTGCTCCTCGAAATCGGGCGGCCGCGGCCCGCCGCCGCCGCGCCCGAAGCCCTGGCCGGGGCGGACCTGGAGGATGTTGGTGCCGAGGCTGGCGATCGATTGCTGGACCGCGGCGGTGGTCGCCTGGCCGAGCGTCACCATCGTGACGACCGCAGCGACGCCGATGACGATGCCGAGAATCGTCAGGAACGAGCGCAGCAAATGGCGGCGGATCGATCGGACGGCGAGCGTGAAGGTGGTGCTTAGCATTGCCGGACTCCCTCCCCCCGGCGAGGGGGGAGGATAGCGCAGCTTGCCAGCTTGCTGGCTAGCGTAGCTTGGAGAGGGGTCGGGCGCGCCGATGGCGCGCGTGGCGCGATGCGCCGCCACCCCCTCACCCAGCTACGACTAGGCCCGCGCAAGCGCGCGGACCAAGTCTGCGCAACCCTCTCCCCCCTGCGGGGGGCGAGGGAAGAAAGGCCGCTCACGCTACCACCTCGCCGCGGGCGTGCTGGCTGTCGATCCGTTCGACCAGCCCGTCCTTGAAATGCACCACGGTGCGCGCGAACGCCGCCATGTCGCCTTCGTGGGTGACCATCAGCACGGTGATCCCGCCATTCTGGTTGAGGTCGGTGAGCAATTCCATGATCTCGATCGATCGTTCGCTGTCGAGGTTGCCGGTGGGTTCGTCGGCGAGCAGCACGTCGGGCTGGGTGACGATCGCGCGCGCGATCGCGACGCGCTGTTGCTGCCCGCCCGAAAGCTCGGCGGGGGTGTGGTCCCACCAGTTCGCCAGCCCGACCTTGTCGAGCGCCGCCATCCCCATTTCGCGCCGCGCCTTCTTGTCCTCGCCGCGATAGAGCAGGGGCAGTTCGACATTTTCGAGCGCCGAGGTGCGGCTGAGCAGGTTGAAGCCCTGGAACACGAAGCCCAGATAACGCCGCCGCAGCAGCGCGCGCTGGTCGCGGTCGAGCGTCTCGACATGGATGTTCTTGAACAGGAAGGTGCCCGCCGAGGGCACGTCGAGGCAGCCCAGAATGTTCATCGTCGTCGACTTGCCCGACCCCGACGGCCCCATCACCGCGACGAAATCGCCCTGTTCGATGTCGAGATCGACGCCTTTCAGCGCCTGAAACGCGGTCGGGCCTTCGCCATATACCTTGGTGACGCCGCGCAGTGTGATGATCGGCTGGGCTGCCATGACTAGCTCGCCGGGCGGGCGCGCTGGCCGCCCTTGGCCTGTCCGCCTTTGGCTTGCCCGCCCGATCCTTCGGCCGCCAATTGCCCGGTGATGACTTGCGCCCCGGCGCGCAGATTGCCGCCGATAACCTCGGTGACCTGGCCGTCGCTTTCGCCGACGCGGATCTGCACCGGTTGCGGCTCGCCATCCTCACCGACGATGTAGATCGTCTGTTCGGAGCCGCGGCCGATCGATGCGGTGCGCTCGGGGCGCCCGCCACCGCGGCGCCCGCGGGGCACGATCGCGCTGGCCAGGCCGCCGCCCTTGCTCGCATCGGCCCCCGCCGCCGTGGGGCGGAAGCGCAGCGCGGCGTTGGGGACCAGCAGCACGTTGTCGCGCTCGGTCGTGACGATTTCGGCGGTCGCGGTCATGCCGGGACGCAGGCGAAGCTCGGGATTTTCGACCGTAAGGATCGCGGCGTAGGATACGACCTGCCCGGTCGTGGTGGTCGTGGTGGTCGACGAGGACGCTTCCTGCGCCGACAGGTTCGACCCGACATCGACGCGGGTGATCGTCGCGGCGAAGCTTTCGCCGGGGAAGGCGTCGACGGCGAAGGTGGCGCGCTGGCCGTTGCGCACCGATCCGACATCGGCCTCGTCGATCGCGACTTCGAGCTCCATCTGGCTGAGGTCCTCGGCGATCACGAATAGGGTGGGGGTGTTGAACGAGGCCGCGACGGTCTGGCCGGGATCGACCTGGCGCGCCAGCACCACGCCGTTGACCGGCGAACGGATGATCGCGCGCTCGCGCTGCGTCTGGCTCGACGACAAGGCCGCGCGCGCTGCGGTGACATTGGCTTCGGCGGTGCGGACGCCGGCGACCGCGCGCGCGGCGGCGGCGCGCGCGGTGTCGAGCTCGGTCTTGGCGGGGACGCGCCCGCCCGACAGCCGGCTGACCTCCTCGAACCGGCCGAGCGTCGCGCGCGCTTCCTGCAGCGTCGCCTGCGCCTGCTGGACCGCCGCCTGCTGTGCCGCGAGCTGCGCCTGGTTCTGGCGGATCTGGTCGTCGAGCTGTTCGGGATCGATCAGCGCGAGCGATTGGCCGGCGCGGACGCGATCATTGACGTCGACCACCACCTGCGTGACCAGTCCCGACAGCTGCGAACCGACGGTGACCTGGTTGGTCGGCGCGAGCTTGCCGGTGGCCGAGACGGTGACCTGCAGCTTGCCCTGGCGCACCGGGGCGGCGGCATAGCCCTGCTTCTCCGCCGGGGCAAAGAAGCGCATCGCGGCGAGCACCAGCAGGACGATGCCGAGCGCGACCATCGCCCATTTGGCATAGGTCTTCCACTTGGGCTGGGTCTTGGTGCCCAGGAACGCGTCGAGATCGGGGCTTTGCGCGTCAGCCATTGGTATCGTCCTGCCTTTCCGGGGCGAGAATGGTGCCCGCCACCCGGGGAATCGTTTCGCTGTCCCAGCCGCCGCCGAGCGCGCCGAACAGCTGCACCAGCGCGGTCGCCTCGTCCGACTCGACCTGGGTCAGGCTGTTGCGCGCATTGAGCAATTGGGTTTCGGTCTGGTTGAGCGTGGTGAAATCGGTGAGCCCCGCGCGATACTGGCTGCGCGCGAGGATCGCCGAGACGTTCGCGGCATCGAGCGCGATCGCGAATTCGCGCTGGCGCGCCTGCGCGGTGCGCAGCGCGACGATCGCATTCTCGATGTCCTCGAGCGAGGTCAGCACCGTCTGCTTGTAGGCCAGGAACGCGCCGTCGGCGGCGGCTTCCTGCGCGCGGATCGCTGCGCGGGTGCGGCCGCCGTCGAAGATCAGCTGGTTGAGGCCGGCGAACAGGGTGCCGGTGATGATGTCGGTCAGGCTGCCGATCACGTTGGCGCTGGTGTCGATCCCGCCCGAGATGCTGAGCGCGGGATAGAGCTGCGCCTGCGCGACGCCGATCTGCGCGGTGGCGGCGGCGAGCGCGCGTTCGGCGCTGCGCACGTCGGGGCGCTGGCGCAGCGTATCGGCGGGGATGCCCACGCCCACCGTCGCGGGGCCGCGCGGGATCGGGCGCACCGCCGCGAGCTCGCCCTTGAGCGCACCGGGCGCGCGGCCGGTCAGCACGCCGAGCCGCGAGACCGCGCTGTTGTAGCTCGCCTCGAGCGAGGGGATCGACGCTGCGGTCTGTGCGCGCTGGGCGCGGGCCTGTTCGGCATCGAGCGACGAGACGAGGCCCGCCTGGACACGGAAACCCGCGATTTCGAGGTTGTCGTCCTGTAGCGCCAGCGACTGGCGCGCATTGGCGATCTGCGCCTGCGCAGCGCGCGCCAGGACATAGTTGCGCGCGATCTCCGACTGGGTCGAGATCAGGACGGAGGCATAGTCATAGCCGCTGGCGTCGTAGCTGGCGCGCGACGCTTCGACCGAGCGGCGGATGCCGCCGAACAGATCGGCCTGGTAATTGGCATCGGCGCCGAGCGAGAAATTGTTGGTCGATCCCGCGCCGGTGTTGATGATCGTGCCATCGGGCAGCTGAGTCTGGTTGCTGCCGCCGCGGATGCTCTGGCGGCGCGAATAGCCGCCCGATCCGCTGAGCGAGGGCAGGAAATCGGCGCGCGCCTGCACCAATTGCTCGCGCGCCTGGCGTAGCCGGGTGACCGCCTGCGCGACGTCGAGATTGTCGCTCGCCGCCTGTTCGACCAGCCGCTGGAGCAGCGGGTCGTCGAACCGGTTCCACCAGCGCGTCAGGTCCTCGGGGGTTGCGGGGGCGGGGACCGAGAAGCCCTCGGGCACGCCGAGCTCGCTCGGCGCGGCGGGGCGGTAATCGGGGCCGACGGTGCAGCCGCTGAGGCCGATGCCCGCGAGCGCGAGAAGGGAAATGCCGTGACGCCACATCATGGCTCTGGTTGGCCAGAAAGCGATTGAAGGTCCAACGAATTGTTGTCGCAAGATGTAACGATCGTGGAACGGTGCGCGGCCAGGGTCAGCCGATCCAGCGCCAGATCCCCGCCGCCCAACCGGCGAGCGGCAGATGCGCCCAGGTGGCGGCGAGCCAGAGAAGGAAGCCGCCCGCCCAGTCATGGGGGCGCAGCTTGGCGGCAGTCCACGGCAAGCGACCCGCGCCGAGCGCGGCGAAGGGAAGGTACGAGGTGCGACGCGACCATTCGGGCCAGAAATCGGGCATGAGGCTGCGTTTCTTGGCGTCCTGCAGCGCCGCGCCGACCAGCGCGAGGACCGCGATGCCAAGCGACAGCACGATCTGCGCGCCGATCGGGAAGACCAGGATATGCGCGACCGCCCACAGCGCGAACGCCCACATCATCGGGTGGCGGGTGATCGCGAACACGCCGCGCGGCTGCGGGACCGGCTTCGACCCTGCGGTCGGATCGGGCAGCGCCGGATTGCCGATCAGCGATCCGATCAGCAGGATGCTGGCGACCAGCATGACGATCGTCGCGGTGATCCACAGCCCGTCGCCGACTTCCCACAGCATCGGCTGGGCGGGCATTGTCCTATAGGCATGCGCCACCCCGCCAAGCGTGGCGAACGCGACCAGCGAATAGACCAGCAGGAACCCCCGCTCGCCGATCCGCGACGCCAATGGCGCGCGCAGCGGGTGCGAGAGGAAGAAGTGGCTGCCGACAAAGGCGAAGACGGTGGCGACGAGCAGCGTCATGGCGGCGATCCTTCGGCCTAAATCGGTGCCAAATTACCGTTCGCTTCGAACGGAATCGAGAAGCCCAGCGCCCCGCCAGCGTTTCTCGACTTCGCTCGAAACGAACGGATGGGTGGTCAGCGCTTCGTCTCGCCCTTCGTATTCACCCCTGCCGCAGCGGGTTCGGCCAACTCGGCCTGCCCCAGCATCGCACGGTCTTCGTCGGCGAGCGTGTCGAGGTGCATCCAGCGCTTCACCAGCGGCGACAGCGCGAGCACGACCGCCGCGATGCCGATCGTCCACCAGCCGATCGTCGAATAGACCGCGAGCGTGCCTTCCTGCGTCATCTCGCCGCCTTCGCCGCCGGTCGCCTCGCCGATCTTGCCCGCGACGAAATTGCCGACCGCGGTCATGTAGAACCACGCGCCCATGATCAGGCTGGCCAAGTGGCGCGGCGCGAGCCGGTTCATCGCCGACAGCCCGACCGGCGACAGGCAAAGCTCGCCGGTGGTGTGGAGCAGATAGATCAGGAACACGAACAGCACCGGCGTCGCGACGCCCGGGCCCACCGATTGCGCGCCCCAGACGAATACCAGGAAGCCCAAGCCCACCTGCACCAGCGCCAGCCCGAACTTGGCGGGCGTCGAAGGTTCGAACCCGCGCCGGCCGAGCAGCACCCAAAGCGTCGCGAAGATCGGGCCGAGCAGGATGATGTAGATCGCGTTGATCGACTGGAACAGCGATGCCGGCACGTCACCGCGGCTGACATAACGATCGGTATAGAGGTTGAGCGACCCGCCCGCCTGCTCGAACAGCCCCCAGAAAACCGGGTTCAGCGCGATCAGGAACAACACCACGAACATCCGGTCGCGCGCATGCGGTTCGAGCTTGAAGCTCTCGAACAGCACATAGCCGAGCAGCGCGATGCCGGAGAAGATCAGCAGGTTTTGGATCACGTCCTGATACTGGATCAGTGCCCACATCACCGCGATCGCGACCAGCCCGACGCCGTAGAGCGACCATTCGGTGCGCTTGGTGAGCGGGCGGGGGGCCTCGCCGCGGCCGAGCAGGAACGGGCGGCCGAGGATGAAGACGATCAGCCCCAGCAGCATGCCGATACCCGCCGCGCCGAAGCCATAGGCCCAGCCATAGGTCTCGCCCAGCCAGCCCGCCATGATCACGCCAAGCGCAGCGCCGACGTTGATGCCGATGTAGAAGATCGTGTACGCGCCATCGCGCCGCACGTCGGTGAGCGGATAGAGCTGGCCGACGATGACGGAGATATTGGCCTTCAGAAAGCCGCTGCCGACGATGATGAACGCGAGCGCCAGCCAGAAGATGTTGATGATCGGGTCGGCCTGCCCGCCGGTTCCTTCAAACGCCATCAGCGCGTGGCCGATGGTGAGCAGGACCGCGCCGAACTGCACCGCCTTGCGCTGGCCGAGATAGCGATCGGCGAGATACCCGCCGAGCACCGGGGTGATGTAGACCAGCGACAGATAGGCACCATAGATCAGGTTGCCCTGCGAATCGTCGAACAGCCAGTGCTTGGTGAGGTAGAAGATCAGCAGCGCGCGCATGCCGTAGAAGGAGAAACGCTCCCACATTTCGGCGAAGAACAGGACGTACAGCCCCTTGGGATGACCCGCCACCTCGGGCGATTTGGTCGTCGCGACATACACGCCGCCGGCCAGGAGGATCGCGAGGAATCCCAGCGCGATCATCGGGATGATGGGCAAAACTTACGCTCCCTGAAAACTCGTCGCGGTGAACCCCCGCGGATTTGGTTGCGCCGGAGACTAGCGGCAAAGCGCCGGGTGTAAATATCCAGCAGGGCGACCGCCGGCGCATCTGCCCATTGCCGCGGCGCGTCGGCATCCCCAAAACGATGCGATGTTCAACGATCTCAGTTCGCTGCCCGCCTATCTGTCCACCCGCCGGTCGGGCAAGCCGCGCGATATGGTGGCGCCGGGTCCCGACGACGCGACGCTGCGTACGATGATCGGCATGGCGGCGCGGACGCCCGATCACGGCAAGCTGGCGCCGTGGCGCTTCGTGATCGTGCCGGCCGAGCAGCGGACGGCGTTCGCGGCGATGCTGGTCGCTGCTTACCGCGCCGACAAGCCCGAGGCGGGGCGGCTCGAGATCGAGGCGATCGAACAGTTCGCGCACCAGGCGCCGACCCTGGTCGTCGTCGTTTCGGCACCCAATGCCACCAGCCATATTCCGCTGTGGGAACAGCAATTGTCCGCCGGCGCGGCGTGCATGAACCTGCTCCACGCGGCGCATGCGCACGGCTTCGTCGGCGGGTGGCTGACCGGTTGGGCGACCTATTCGGCGGCGGTGCGCGACTCGCTGGCTGAGGGAGCGACGATCGCGGGGTTCGTCTTCATCGGCACGCCGTCCCGCGCGCTCGATGAACGCCCGCGTCCCGATCTTGAAACAATCGTACGTTATTGGGCCGAATGAAGGCTGGATCGTTCGCGCGCTTTGGCGTATTAGTCGAGCATGACAGCACTCGAACATGAAGACGCGCCGGTGTACATGCGGCTGCGCGCGACAATTGCGACCGCGATCCTGCGCGGCGAGTATCGCGCTGGCGATCAACTCCCCTCGGTTCGCGCCTTTGCCGCCGAAGTCGGTGCCAATCCGCTGACCGTCGCCAAGGCGTACCAGACCTTCCAGGACGACGGCTATGTCGAGGTTCGCCGCGGCGTGGGCATGTTCGTGCTCCCCGGTGCCGCCGAAGCGCTACGCGCCGCCGAGCGCGACCGGTTCCTGACGAGCTATTGGCCCAAGGTCCGCGAGCATATCGCGCTGCTGGGGCTGGATCGGGATGTGCTGTTCGAGCGCGAGACGGCGTAGGCTGGTTTCTCGGGGCGAGCAGAAGAAGAAGGCCCTCACCCAACCCGCATCGGGTGAACAGCGCCCCGCGCTGTTCAGATCATGCCGGGGGCATGATCGACCCGATGCGCCCGCAGGCGGGAGAGGGCTTAAAGGTTACTTCACACAGCCCTATCCCCGTTCGTTCTGAGCTTGTCGAAGCACCGTTCTTCCTTCCCCGGTTGAGAAGAAGGACGGCACTTCGACGAGCTCGGTGCGAACGGGACGGGTAGTCCCCGCCCTCTCAGGCGGCGAACGCCTCGGGGGTCAGCGCATACAGCACCTCGGCCTTCGCCATCGCCGCAGCCTTCAGCCCTTGTGCCTCGGGCACGACCTGCTCGACATAGAACCGCGCCGCCGCGCGCTTGAGCGACAGGAAGGCGGGGTCGCCCTCGGCCCCCGCCGCGATCGTTCCCGATCGCTCCATCAGCCAGCCGCAGGTCGCGACCGACAGCATCGTCAGGAACGGATAGCTCGCCGCCAGTTTGTCGTCGGTGTCGGCGGTGAGCAGATGCCGCCCGACCTCCTCGCAGGCGTCGATCAGCGCGATCAGCCCGGCGTCCTTCGCCTCGGCGCGCATGTCTGCGACGTGCGACAGGAACACCCCGCCATTGTCCATGCCGAGCTTGCGCCCGACCAGATCGGCGGCCTGGATGCCGTTGGTGCCTTCGTAGATCGGGGTGATGCGCGCATCGCGGAACTGCTGCGCGGCGCCGGTCTCCTCGACATAGCCCATCCCGCCGTGCACCTGGATGCCGATGCTGGCGACTTCGTTGCCGAGATCGGTGCCATGCGCCTTGGCGAGCGGGGTGAGCAGGTCGAGCCGCTTGCGCGCATCGACATCGCCCAGATTGGCGCGATCGACCTGACCCGCGGCATAATACACTAAAGCGCGCGCCGCCTGGGTCTGCGCCTTCATCCGCAGCAGCATCCGGCGGACATCGGGATGCTCGATGATCGCCACCGGCTCGCGGCTGGCACCGCCCGCGCGCGCCGACTGGATGCGGTCGCGCGCATAGGCCACCGCCTTTTGCGTCGCGCGCTCGGCGACCTGGACGCCCTGCAGCCCGACGTTGAGCCGCGCATTGTTCATCATCGTGAACATCGCCGCGATCCCGCCGCCTTCGTGGCCGATCAGCTCGCCGATACAATCGGCATTGTCGCCGAACGACAGGACGCAGGTGGGCGAGGCGTGGAGCCCCATCTTGTGCTCGATCGACACGACGCGGACGTCGTTGAAGTCGCCCGGCGCGCCGGCGGCGTCGAGGCGGTATTTGGGTACGAGGAACAAGCTCAGCCCCTTGGTGCCCGGCGGCGCATCGGGGGTGCGCGCGAGGACGAGATGGACGATGTTCGCCGCCATGTCGTGGTCGCCATAGGAGATGTAGATCTTGGTGCCCGTGATCGACCATTTGCCGTCGCTGAGCGGATCGGCGCGGGTGCGAAGCGCACCGACGTCGCTTCCCGCCTGCGGCTCGGTCAGGTTCATCGTGCCGGTCCATTCGCCGCTCGAAAGCTTGGCAAGATACGCCGCCTGCTGCTGCGGGCTGCCGTGATGCATCAGCGCCTCGATCGCGCCGACGGTGAGCGTCGGGCACAAGGCGAGCCCCATGTTCGCCGCGCCGAGCGTGTCTAGCACCGCGGTCGAGATCGCAAACGGCATCCCCTGGCCGCCATGGTCGGTGGGCGATCCGATCGTGCCCCAGCCGCCTTCGACATAGGCCTTGTAGGCAGCGACGAACCCCTCGGGCATCACCACGCCATCGGCGGTCCATTTCGCGCCGACGGTGTCGCCCACCCGGTCGAGCGGTGCCCATTCACCTGCGGCGAACTGGCCGACGCCTTCGAGCACGGCATCGACCATGTCGGGGGTGGCGTCGGCGAAGCGTTCGCTTGCCGCCAGCTCGTCCAGCCGGACGATATGGTCGAGCACGAAACGCTGTTCGGCTTGCGGTGGGGTGAAGCTCATCGATCCTCTCTCGCGCGGCCATCTTGTCGGCTCTGTCGCGGCGATATAGCGCCGGTTTCGTGCCATCACCAAACCCGCCCTTCGTCACCCGGACCTTACCCTACGGCACCGCCGCGATCGCCGAAGCCGCGGCGCTGATCGCTGGCGGCGGGTGCGTCGCGGTGCCGACCGAGACGGTCTACGGCCTCGCCGCCGACGCGACCGATTCGCTGGCGGTTGCCGGGATCTATGCGGCGAAGGGGCGACCGAGCTTCAACCCGCTGATCGTCCATGTCGCCGATGTCGCAGGCGCGCGCGC
The genomic region above belongs to Sphingomonas qomolangmaensis and contains:
- a CDS encoding ABC transporter permease; translated protein: MLSTTFTLAVRSIRRHLLRSFLTILGIVIGVAAVVTMVTLGQATTAAVQQSIASLGTNILQVRPGQGFGRGGGGPRPPDFEEQDVEAVKGQVAGVKAVAPQAQATATAIYNGANWSTTINGTTNAFFEVQPWNLTGGRTFLPAEEAAGKAVCIIGNTVRQNLFRDTNAIGERIRLNDVSCDVIGTLETRGQAGFGGDQDDVVIMPIKAVQRRFTGNRDIRLMLVGVDAAYDGAQVQESLSTLLRERRGIETGAEDDFNIFDTAQISATLTGTTTLLTSIVTAVAGISLVVGGIGIMNIMLVSVTERTREIGIRLAIGAVAREVLLQFLVEAIVLSMLGGLIGLILAQIVIAVLVPIMQVPFIFDAQINIVAFAISALIGVVFGFFPARRAAALNPIDALRHE
- a CDS encoding ABC transporter ATP-binding protein, with the protein product MAAQPIITLRGVTKVYGEGPTAFQALKGVDLDIEQGDFVAVMGPSGSGKSTTMNILGCLDVPSAGTFLFKNIHVETLDRDQRALLRRRYLGFVFQGFNLLSRTSALENVELPLLYRGEDKKARREMGMAALDKVGLANWWDHTPAELSGGQQQRVAIARAIVTQPDVLLADEPTGNLDSERSIEIMELLTDLNQNGGITVLMVTHEGDMAAFARTVVHFKDGLVERIDSQHARGEVVA
- a CDS encoding efflux RND transporter periplasmic adaptor subunit, whose amino-acid sequence is MADAQSPDLDAFLGTKTQPKWKTYAKWAMVALGIVLLVLAAMRFFAPAEKQGYAAAPVRQGKLQVTVSATGKLAPTNQVTVGSQLSGLVTQVVVDVNDRVRAGQSLALIDPEQLDDQIRQNQAQLAAQQAAVQQAQATLQEARATLGRFEEVSRLSGGRVPAKTELDTARAAAARAVAGVRTAEANVTAARAALSSSQTQRERAIIRSPVNGVVLARQVDPGQTVAASFNTPTLFVIAEDLSQMELEVAIDEADVGSVRNGQRATFAVDAFPGESFAATITRVDVGSNLSAQEASSSTTTTTTTGQVVSYAAILTVENPELRLRPGMTATAEIVTTERDNVLLVPNAALRFRPTAAGADASKGGGLASAIVPRGRRGGGRPERTASIGRGSEQTIYIVGEDGEPQPVQIRVGESDGQVTEVIGGNLRAGAQVITGQLAAEGSGGQAKGGQAKGGQRARPAS
- a CDS encoding efflux transporter outer membrane subunit, with amino-acid sequence MMWRHGISLLALAGIGLSGCTVGPDYRPAAPSELGVPEGFSVPAPATPEDLTRWWNRFDDPLLQRLVEQAASDNLDVAQAVTRLRQAREQLVQARADFLPSLSGSGGYSRRQSIRGGSNQTQLPDGTIINTGAGSTNNFSLGADANYQADLFGGIRRSVEASRASYDASGYDYASVLISTQSEIARNYVLARAAQAQIANARQSLALQDDNLEIAGFRVQAGLVSSLDAEQARAQRAQTAASIPSLEASYNSAVSRLGVLTGRAPGALKGELAAVRPIPRGPATVGVGIPADTLRQRPDVRSAERALAAATAQIGVAQAQLYPALSISGGIDTSANVIGSLTDIITGTLFAGLNQLIFDGGRTRAAIRAQEAAADGAFLAYKQTVLTSLEDIENAIVALRTAQARQREFAIALDAANVSAILARSQYRAGLTDFTTLNQTETQLLNARNSLTQVESDEATALVQLFGALGGGWDSETIPRVAGTILAPERQDDTNG
- a CDS encoding NnrU family protein; the encoded protein is MAAMTLLVATVFAFVGSHFFLSHPLRAPLASRIGERGFLLVYSLVAFATLGGVAHAYRTMPAQPMLWEVGDGLWITATIVMLVASILLIGSLIGNPALPDPTAGSKPVPQPRGVFAITRHPMMWAFALWAVAHILVFPIGAQIVLSLGIAVLALVGAALQDAKKRSLMPDFWPEWSRRTSYLPFAALGAGRLPWTAAKLRPHDWAGGFLLWLAATWAHLPLAGWAAGIWRWIG
- a CDS encoding peptide MFS transporter encodes the protein MIALGFLAILLAGGVYVATTKSPEVAGHPKGLYVLFFAEMWERFSFYGMRALLIFYLTKHWLFDDSQGNLIYGAYLSLVYITPVLGGYLADRYLGQRKAVQFGAVLLTIGHALMAFEGTGGQADPIINIFWLALAFIIVGSGFLKANISVIVGQLYPLTDVRRDGAYTIFYIGINVGAALGVIMAGWLGETYGWAYGFGAAGIGMLLGLIVFILGRPFLLGRGEAPRPLTKRTEWSLYGVGLVAIAVMWALIQYQDVIQNLLIFSGIALLGYVLFESFKLEPHARDRMFVVLFLIALNPVFWGLFEQAGGSLNLYTDRYVSRGDVPASLFQSINAIYIILLGPIFATLWVLLGRRGFEPSTPAKFGLALVQVGLGFLVFVWGAQSVGPGVATPVLFVFLIYLLHTTGELCLSPVGLSAMNRLAPRHLASLIMGAWFYMTAVGNFVAGKIGEATGGEGGEMTQEGTLAVYSTIGWWTIGIAAVVLALSPLVKRWMHLDTLADEDRAMLGQAELAEPAAAGVNTKGETKR
- a CDS encoding nitroreductase family protein is translated as MFNDLSSLPAYLSTRRSGKPRDMVAPGPDDATLRTMIGMAARTPDHGKLAPWRFVIVPAEQRTAFAAMLVAAYRADKPEAGRLEIEAIEQFAHQAPTLVVVVSAPNATSHIPLWEQQLSAGAACMNLLHAAHAHGFVGGWLTGWATYSAAVRDSLAEGATIAGFVFIGTPSRALDERPRPDLETIVRYWAE
- a CDS encoding GntR family transcriptional regulator, whose protein sequence is MTALEHEDAPVYMRLRATIATAILRGEYRAGDQLPSVRAFAAEVGANPLTVAKAYQTFQDDGYVEVRRGVGMFVLPGAAEALRAAERDRFLTSYWPKVREHIALLGLDRDVLFERETA
- a CDS encoding acyl-CoA dehydrogenase, whose product is MSFTPPQAEQRFVLDHIVRLDELAASERFADATPDMVDAVLEGVGQFAAGEWAPLDRVGDTVGAKWTADGVVMPEGFVAAYKAYVEGGWGTIGSPTDHGGQGMPFAISTAVLDTLGAANMGLALCPTLTVGAIEALMHHGSPQQQAAYLAKLSSGEWTGTMNLTEPQAGSDVGALRTRADPLSDGKWSITGTKIYISYGDHDMAANIVHLVLARTPDAPPGTKGLSLFLVPKYRLDAAGAPGDFNDVRVVSIEHKMGLHASPTCVLSFGDNADCIGELIGHEGGGIAAMFTMMNNARLNVGLQGVQVAERATQKAVAYARDRIQSARAGGASREPVAIIEHPDVRRMLLRMKAQTQAARALVYYAAGQVDRANLGDVDARKRLDLLTPLAKAHGTDLGNEVASIGIQVHGGMGYVEETGAAQQFRDARITPIYEGTNGIQAADLVGRKLGMDNGGVFLSHVADMRAEAKDAGLIALIDACEEVGRHLLTADTDDKLAASYPFLTMLSVATCGWLMERSGTIAAGAEGDPAFLSLKRAAARFYVEQVVPEAQGLKAAAMAKAEVLYALTPEAFAA